Proteins encoded in a region of the Inquilinus sp. KBS0705 genome:
- a CDS encoding BlaI/MecI/CopY family transcriptional regulator, with protein MKLKELTKAEEQIMQILWQLNEAIVKDILEKIPEPKPAYNTVSTVVRVLEGKGFINHKAYGNSHVYYPLITEDAYKKFTFDKLMNNYFDNSYKSLVSFIADEKDLSIKQLDELTELINKLKNQKK; from the coding sequence ATGAAACTAAAAGAACTTACTAAGGCCGAAGAACAGATAATGCAAATACTGTGGCAATTAAACGAAGCAATTGTAAAGGACATACTGGAGAAGATTCCCGAACCTAAACCCGCTTATAATACCGTTTCGACCGTAGTTAGGGTGCTGGAGGGTAAAGGGTTTATTAATCATAAGGCTTATGGTAACTCGCACGTGTATTACCCGCTGATAACCGAGGATGCTTACAAAAAATTTACGTTTGATAAGTTGATGAACAACTACTTTGATAACTCCTATAAAAGCCTGGTATCCTTTATAGCCGACGAAAAAGACCTTAGCATAAAGCAACTTGACGAGTTAACCGAACTAATTAATAAACTTAAAAATCAAAAAAAATGA
- a CDS encoding sigma-70 family RNA polymerase sigma factor: MEINSHFTENAKNDFHLVVKAREGNQKAYADLMHRYKDSIYFMVLKMVNNKEDAMDLTVETFAKAFEKLDKYQPEYAFSTWLFRVATNNCIDFIRKKKLNTQSIHGMMDEDGDEKPLQIKSDVLNPEESSIKKQQTEELKLLIESLPQRYRNLITLRYFDELSYEEIAQHLDLPLGTVKAQLFRARYLLGNIINRYNKDDI; the protein is encoded by the coding sequence ATGGAAATAAATTCACATTTTACCGAGAACGCCAAAAACGATTTTCACCTGGTGGTTAAAGCAAGGGAAGGTAACCAAAAAGCTTATGCCGACCTGATGCATCGTTATAAAGATTCTATTTACTTTATGGTGCTTAAAATGGTTAATAACAAAGAGGACGCTATGGACCTTACTGTTGAAACCTTTGCCAAGGCATTTGAAAAATTAGACAAATACCAGCCAGAATATGCTTTTAGTACCTGGCTGTTTAGGGTAGCCACCAATAACTGTATCGATTTTATACGTAAAAAGAAGCTGAACACCCAATCTATACATGGTATGATGGATGAGGATGGGGATGAAAAGCCGTTGCAAATAAAATCGGACGTGCTAAACCCCGAAGAATCGTCTATTAAAAAACAGCAGACCGAAGAACTAAAGCTGTTAATAGAAAGTTTGCCACAGCGTTACCGTAACCTTATTACCTTGCGTTATTTTGACGAGCTATCGTATGAAGAAATAGCCCAGCACCTTGATTTGCCTTTAGGTACCGTTAAGGCACAACTATTTAGGGCCCGATATCTTTTAGGCAATATCATCAACCGATATAACAAGGATGACATCTGA
- a CDS encoding glycosyltransferase: MEAYIQEALFVLFQLCFIVQLYYLLTNHSRLNGYAPVQELPKINIPVSVIISARNEAQNLTENLPYILQQNYPDFEVIVINDCSNDNSDMVLLEIQQEFKHLKVVTITEHDRFKTGKKFALTLGIKAAKNEHLLFTDADCKPATLNWITRMIANLTGEVQIVLGYSPYYRSNNFLNPIIRFETLKTAINYLSMALNGDAYMGIGRNLAYTKSLFFNAKGFAAHMHVMSGDDDLFVNQNATAQNTAIEIHPETFVYTPAKRTFGSWFRQKKRHMGVGKLYKNRHRRMLSFDAVSGFLFYVLLILCLIFEFEPILALSMLVFRLLLQLVIYRKIFKRLKSRDLLWYLPLIDMIYYTYLNVFGLIGTFIKTTRWK, from the coding sequence TTGGAAGCTTACATTCAAGAGGCATTATTCGTTCTATTTCAGCTTTGTTTTATCGTTCAGCTGTATTACCTGCTAACTAATCACAGCAGGCTTAACGGTTACGCCCCTGTACAGGAATTACCCAAAATTAACATACCCGTGTCTGTTATAATAAGTGCCCGTAACGAGGCGCAAAACCTTACCGAAAACTTACCCTACATTTTGCAGCAAAACTACCCGGATTTTGAAGTGATAGTTATTAACGACTGTTCTAACGATAACTCGGACATGGTATTGCTCGAAATTCAGCAAGAATTTAAACACCTTAAAGTAGTTACTATAACGGAACACGACCGTTTTAAAACAGGGAAAAAGTTCGCTTTAACCTTAGGTATTAAAGCTGCTAAAAACGAACATTTATTGTTTACAGATGCTGATTGTAAACCAGCTACCTTAAACTGGATAACCCGCATGATAGCGAATCTTACCGGTGAAGTACAAATAGTGTTGGGTTATTCGCCATATTATCGTAGCAACAATTTTTTAAATCCTATCATCAGGTTCGAGACGCTAAAGACGGCCATTAATTATTTATCGATGGCGTTAAACGGCGATGCATACATGGGCATTGGGCGCAATTTGGCTTATACTAAATCATTGTTTTTTAACGCTAAAGGCTTTGCAGCCCATATGCATGTAATGTCGGGCGATGATGATCTGTTTGTTAACCAAAATGCTACGGCACAAAATACTGCTATCGAAATACATCCCGAAACTTTTGTATACACCCCTGCTAAAAGAACTTTTGGTAGTTGGTTCAGGCAAAAAAAGCGACATATGGGGGTGGGGAAACTGTATAAAAATCGCCACAGGCGCATGCTTAGCTTTGATGCCGTAAGCGGCTTTTTATTTTATGTTTTACTTATATTATGCTTAATTTTTGAGTTTGAACCAATACTGGCATTAAGTATGCTTGTTTTTAGGCTGTTGCTGCAGTTAGTAATATACAGGAAAATATTTAAACGTTTAAAAAGCAGGGATTTGCTTTGGTACCTCCCGCTTATTGATATGATATATTATACATACCTGAATGTATTTGGTTTGATAGGTACTTTTATAAAAACCACCCGATGGAAATAA
- the tgt gene encoding tRNA guanosine(34) transglycosylase Tgt, whose amino-acid sequence MKFNLTAQDPLSKARAGEVTTDHGVIQTPIFMPVGTAGTVKAVHQRELKDDIEAQIILGNTYHLYLRPGLDTLESAGGLHKFNGWEGPILTDSGGYQVYSLTEVRKIKEEGVTFRSHIDGSRHLFTPENVMDIQRIIGADIIMAFDECTPYPCDYNYAKRSIEMTHRWLKRCCDRFDSTQPKYGYTQTLFPIVQGSVYKDLRVRSAEVIASFEREGNAIGGLSVGEPAEEMYAMTEVVCNILPEQKPRYLMGVGTPVNILENIALGIDMFDCVMPTRNARNGMLFTKSGIINIKNEKWKNDFSPIEADSELFADKCYTKAYLRHLIHSGEMLGAQIATLHNLHFYIWLVKEARKKIIEGEFYNWKNTMVNRLGQRL is encoded by the coding sequence ATGAAATTTAATTTAACAGCACAAGACCCACTTTCAAAAGCCCGCGCAGGCGAGGTTACTACAGATCATGGGGTGATACAAACGCCTATTTTTATGCCCGTGGGCACAGCAGGCACGGTAAAAGCAGTACATCAGCGCGAGTTGAAGGATGATATCGAAGCACAAATTATTTTAGGTAACACTTATCACCTATACTTAAGGCCAGGTTTAGACACTCTTGAAAGCGCAGGCGGCTTGCATAAATTTAATGGTTGGGAAGGCCCTATTTTAACCGACAGCGGTGGCTACCAGGTATATTCGCTTACCGAAGTACGTAAGATAAAGGAAGAAGGTGTAACGTTTAGGTCGCATATTGACGGCTCAAGGCACTTGTTTACGCCCGAGAATGTTATGGATATACAGCGCATTATTGGTGCCGATATTATAATGGCATTTGACGAATGCACACCCTACCCCTGCGATTATAATTACGCTAAAAGATCGATAGAGATGACGCACCGCTGGCTTAAACGCTGCTGTGACCGCTTTGATAGTACCCAGCCAAAATACGGGTATACTCAAACGCTGTTCCCTATTGTACAAGGGTCGGTTTATAAGGACCTTAGGGTACGCTCGGCTGAGGTTATCGCCTCTTTTGAGCGCGAAGGGAACGCCATTGGCGGCCTATCTGTAGGCGAGCCGGCCGAAGAAATGTATGCCATGACAGAAGTTGTATGCAATATATTACCAGAGCAAAAACCACGTTATTTGATGGGTGTGGGCACACCGGTTAATATTTTGGAAAATATTGCCTTAGGTATTGATATGTTTGATTGTGTAATGCCTACGCGAAATGCTCGTAACGGCATGCTTTTTACCAAAAGTGGCATTATCAATATCAAAAACGAAAAATGGAAGAATGACTTTTCGCCCATTGAGGCGGATAGCGAGCTTTTTGCAGATAAATGTTATACAAAGGCCTATTTACGCCACCTTATACATTCGGGCGAGATGCTTGGCGCACAGATAGCTACACTGCATAACCTGCACTTTTACATATGGCTGGTTAAAGAGGCGCGCAAAAAAATTATTGAGGGTGAGTTTTATAACTGGAAAAACACAATGGTAAACCGTTTAGGCCAAAGATTATAA
- the gmhA gene encoding D-sedoheptulose 7-phosphate isomerase, with translation MVLDELYQHQQLIQTVIESLTSDIETACETLISVLKNGNKVLIAGNGGSAADAQHIAAELSGRYVKERKALPGIALTVDTSALTAIANDYGYNHVFSRQIEALAQPGDLFIGISTSGNSQGILNAFETATKHGCKTLGLSGRDGGKMNGLCELNIVIPSDVTARIQEMHILIGHILCKAVDDAY, from the coding sequence ATGGTTTTAGACGAATTGTACCAGCATCAGCAATTAATTCAAACCGTTATCGAATCGCTAACAAGCGATATTGAAACGGCTTGCGAAACGCTTATATCAGTATTAAAAAATGGCAATAAGGTACTAATTGCCGGCAATGGCGGTAGCGCGGCAGATGCCCAACATATTGCAGCTGAGTTAAGCGGGCGTTATGTAAAAGAGCGTAAGGCTTTACCAGGCATAGCCCTAACTGTTGATACATCAGCATTAACCGCGATAGCAAACGATTATGGGTACAACCATGTGTTCTCTCGCCAAATTGAGGCATTGGCACAACCCGGCGACCTGTTTATAGGCATATCTACCAGTGGTAATAGCCAGGGTATATTAAATGCTTTTGAAACCGCTACAAAACATGGTTGTAAAACACTTGGCCTATCAGGCCGAGATGGTGGTAAGATGAACGGACTTTGCGAGTTGAATATCGTTATACCATCGGATGTTACCGCGCGCATACAAGAAATGCACATTCTTATTGGTCACATACTTTGTAAGGCTGTAGACGATGCATATTAA
- the rfaE2 gene encoding D-glycero-beta-D-manno-heptose 1-phosphate adenylyltransferase — protein sequence MPQLINQIKVWKDEGNRVVFTNGVFDLLHLGHVTYLAKAADLGDKLIIGLNTDSSVKRIKGESRPINDQNNRAALLAALFFVDAVILFEEDTPRELITQLLPDILVKGADYTVDNIAGAKEVIANGGEVKTITLVDGYSSTAIINKIKAQTA from the coding sequence ATGCCTCAACTCATTAACCAAATAAAGGTTTGGAAAGATGAAGGCAACCGGGTGGTATTTACCAATGGTGTGTTCGATCTGCTGCATTTGGGTCACGTAACTTACCTAGCCAAAGCCGCCGATTTGGGCGATAAGCTCATCATCGGCCTAAATACTGATAGTTCTGTTAAGCGTATAAAAGGTGAAAGCCGCCCTATAAATGATCAAAACAACCGTGCCGCACTATTAGCTGCTTTATTTTTTGTAGATGCCGTGATATTGTTTGAAGAAGATACCCCGCGCGAGCTGATAACCCAGCTGCTGCCGGATATATTGGTTAAAGGGGCAGATTACACTGTAGATAATATTGCAGGGGCAAAAGAAGTAATAGCCAATGGCGGCGAAGTAAAAACCATAACACTGGTTGACGGCTACTCATCTACTGCTATCATTAATAAAATAAAAGCGCAAACAGCTTAG
- a CDS encoding PorT family protein: MKKIFLSITLVAVSVCAFAQSASLGVKGGVNFANLSAQSSGGSTTYTTGQLTTFSVGLFADIKFAGLSLQPALIYTGKGGQEDDNNGNVAQVKLYYLQVPVNLVYHIPAVIGNVYLGAGPYAAYGVSGKTKVITSGGSSVSDNVTFGDGIDDIKRTDIGLNGIAGIEFKNNFLIGLNYDLGLTNISNDNSVTTKTRVFGISAGFKF, from the coding sequence ATGAAAAAAATATTCCTTAGCATCACTTTAGTAGCCGTATCCGTATGTGCGTTTGCACAATCAGCCAGTTTGGGCGTAAAAGGTGGGGTAAACTTTGCAAATCTTTCTGCACAATCTTCAGGCGGAAGCACAACTTACACAACCGGCCAGTTAACAACCTTCTCGGTAGGCTTATTTGCCGATATTAAATTTGCCGGCCTATCATTACAGCCTGCATTAATATACACCGGTAAAGGTGGCCAGGAGGATGATAATAATGGCAATGTAGCACAGGTAAAACTTTACTATTTGCAGGTTCCTGTGAATTTAGTTTACCATATACCGGCTGTAATTGGTAATGTGTATTTAGGTGCGGGCCCTTATGCAGCATATGGTGTATCTGGCAAAACTAAGGTGATCACATCTGGAGGCTCAAGCGTTTCAGACAATGTTACCTTCGGCGATGGTATAGACGACATTAAAAGAACTGACATAGGCCTAAATGGTATTGCCGGTATCGAGTTTAAAAACAACTTTTTGATTGGCCTGAACTACGACCTTGGTCTGACCAATATATCAAACGATAATAGCGTTACTACCAAAACACGCGTGTTTGGTATATCTGCAGGTTTTAAATTCTAA
- a CDS encoding M56 family metallopeptidase: protein MSWLHYLIEANIYLGVFYLCYCLLLNRETHYVLGRAFLLFSCVISFVLPFTQISILKPAAPVVEGIIILEPISGLKKANIAHAPLFNLQDALLYAYIAGVSIAMVVLTYRFYRLYKLSNGREAEIKDNYKIIRLDEENTAFSFFNYMFVGSHLPRPQTVIAHELVHIRQKHSVDILFLEIIKVINWFNPLVYLLQHSLKTIHEYIADEQTAAHEKDALAYSSFLVSNAYGIQGSSVTHSFFNYNLLKKRIIMLNQQRSGRLARLKYLAVIPLCGGMLCASTLVFSKDYGFIDLSPKAKAVVLKPITVTEAKTDTVPAGKKADYSKKVRSSMPIPPPPPPLPPVKKHKKAKSAVAEIRIEEPLPPVPSADVKEIRIDPPIVKPYKAKKGKMKKSADVLEIRLDPPAAPDAPADIKTPPPPPPPAPKSDKDGIQIEATDISYRGLQLKPSAGGPVVIANNKVITLPSVKNNEILSISGDKLVYYSKNNPKGIAKAKSKYGDQAKNGVLEIIGKYTIKVQIDANLVDNVKPTPFNIN from the coding sequence ATGAGCTGGCTGCATTATCTTATCGAGGCAAATATATACCTGGGCGTATTTTATTTATGCTATTGCTTATTACTAAACCGCGAAACGCATTATGTGCTGGGCAGGGCGTTCCTGCTATTTAGCTGTGTAATATCGTTTGTGTTACCTTTCACTCAAATAAGTATACTAAAGCCTGCAGCACCTGTTGTAGAAGGGATAATTATTCTAGAGCCAATTAGTGGCTTAAAAAAGGCAAACATAGCACATGCACCGCTATTTAATTTACAGGATGCTTTGCTTTACGCTTACATAGCGGGCGTTAGCATTGCAATGGTGGTGCTGACCTATCGTTTTTACCGCCTTTACAAGTTATCTAACGGTCGCGAAGCCGAAATTAAAGACAACTACAAGATCATTCGCCTCGACGAAGAAAACACCGCTTTTTCTTTCTTCAACTATATGTTTGTGGGTAGCCACCTGCCCCGTCCGCAAACGGTAATAGCGCACGAATTGGTGCACATTCGCCAAAAGCACTCGGTAGATATTCTATTCCTGGAGATTATAAAGGTGATCAATTGGTTTAACCCATTGGTATACCTGCTGCAGCACAGCCTTAAAACCATACATGAATATATTGCCGACGAGCAAACCGCTGCTCACGAAAAGGATGCGCTTGCCTACTCATCTTTTTTGGTAAGTAATGCCTATGGCATACAGGGCTCGTCTGTCACACATTCGTTTTTCAACTACAACTTATTAAAAAAGAGGATAATTATGTTAAATCAACAACGTTCGGGTAGGTTAGCCAGGCTAAAATACCTTGCAGTAATACCGCTTTGCGGCGGTATGCTCTGTGCATCAACATTAGTTTTTAGTAAAGATTATGGGTTTATTGACCTTTCGCCAAAAGCGAAAGCTGTAGTTTTAAAACCTATTACAGTAACTGAAGCAAAAACAGATACGGTACCGGCCGGCAAAAAGGCCGATTACAGCAAAAAGGTGCGGTCAAGTATGCCTATCCCTCCTCCACCTCCACCCTTACCGCCGGTTAAAAAACACAAAAAAGCAAAATCCGCCGTGGCAGAAATACGAATAGAAGAACCACTCCCCCCGGTACCATCTGCCGATGTAAAAGAAATTAGAATAGACCCGCCTATTGTTAAGCCCTATAAAGCAAAAAAGGGTAAAATGAAAAAAAGCGCTGATGTGTTAGAGATCAGATTAGACCCACCTGCTGCACCGGATGCACCGGCAGATATCAAAACACCGCCGCCACCGCCGCCACCCGCACCTAAAAGTGATAAAGACGGTATACAGATAGAAGCAACGGACATATCTTACAGGGGTTTGCAACTTAAACCAAGTGCTGGCGGGCCGGTGGTAATTGCAAATAATAAGGTAATTACTTTACCATCGGTTAAAAACAACGAGATATTATCTATAAGTGGTGATAAGCTGGTTTATTACAGTAAAAACAACCCAAAAGGTATAGCAAAAGCTAAAAGTAAATATGGCGATCAGGCTAAAAATGGTGTATTAGAAATTATTGGAAAATATACTATTAAAGTGCAAATAGATGCCAATTTGGTAGATAATGTTAAACCAACGCCTTTTAATATTAACTAA
- the rsmG gene encoding 16S rRNA (guanine(527)-N(7))-methyltransferase RsmG, with product MTSDLILKYFPDITPAQQEQFARLQELYTFWNNQINVISRKDIDLLYERHVLHSLGIAKVMAFLPGEAVLDVGTGGGFPGIPLAILFPDTQFHLVDSIGKKIKVVNEVALALGLKNVKASHARAEEVKEKFDFVVSRAVTQLKDFYPWVKGKFNKVAKNKLPNGILYLKGGDLTQEIADAGLAVQQFYLKNYFEEEFFDTKQVIYVKG from the coding sequence ATGACATCTGATCTGATACTGAAGTATTTTCCCGATATAACCCCTGCACAACAGGAGCAATTTGCCCGCCTGCAAGAACTTTATACTTTTTGGAATAACCAGATAAATGTAATATCGCGCAAGGATATCGACCTGCTTTACGAGCGGCATGTGCTGCACTCATTAGGCATAGCCAAAGTAATGGCATTTTTGCCCGGCGAAGCAGTACTGGATGTAGGTACAGGCGGCGGGTTCCCGGGCATACCGCTGGCTATATTATTCCCCGACACCCAATTTCACTTAGTAGATTCAATAGGAAAGAAGATAAAAGTGGTAAATGAGGTTGCCCTGGCTTTAGGCTTAAAAAATGTTAAAGCATCACATGCAAGGGCTGAAGAGGTGAAGGAAAAGTTTGATTTTGTGGTATCAAGGGCGGTTACACAGCTTAAAGATTTCTACCCTTGGGTAAAAGGCAAATTTAATAAAGTAGCTAAGAACAAATTACCTAACGGAATACTGTATTTAAAAGGGGGGGACCTTACGCAAGAAATTGCCGACGCGGGTTTAGCCGTTCAGCAATTCTACCTCAAAAATTATTTCGAGGAGGAGTTTTTCGATACCAAACAGGTTATCTACGTAAAGGGATAG
- a CDS encoding histidine phosphatase family protein gives MKKLLLIRHAKATHESGYTDFERPLTQKGFEQAELMAARLQTQGIMPQVIVASPALRTISTANVFIQALALPQAITNKAIYDASESTLLNVIYNQPSEYDFIALTGHNPGISQVLFTLSGAIKEVPPCSVALIEFEAASWTELHEDSGKLTFYDIPKD, from the coding sequence ATGAAAAAACTGTTACTAATACGACACGCAAAAGCAACACATGAAAGCGGTTATACGGACTTTGAGCGACCACTAACCCAAAAAGGTTTTGAACAAGCCGAACTTATGGCCGCGCGTTTGCAAACGCAGGGCATTATGCCACAGGTAATAGTAGCCAGTCCGGCTTTACGTACCATATCTACAGCTAACGTTTTTATACAGGCGTTAGCATTGCCACAAGCCATTACTAATAAGGCCATATACGATGCCAGCGAAAGTACCCTGTTAAACGTTATATATAACCAGCCCAGTGAATACGACTTTATAGCCCTTACCGGCCACAACCCGGGCATAAGCCAGGTATTGTTTACCTTAAGCGGCGCTATAAAAGAAGTACCACCATGTTCAGTAGCCCTTATTGAATTTGAAGCCGCTAGTTGGACCGAACTGCATGAAGACAGCGGCAAACTAACTTTTTACGACATCCCGAAAGATTAA
- the dprA gene encoding DNA-protecting protein DprA: MSILHQVALTYIKSIGCTNAKNLVAHVGDAEEVFKTPKGKFLKIPGIGEKTVSQIDFADALRKAEKELKFIEKNNIDVLFYTDARYPRRLKNCIDSPVLLYSKGNANLNMQRVVSIVGTRNATDYGRQLCKQLIEELQGYNVLVVSGLALGIDVAAHRECVRLGVPTIGVLGHGYDKMYPSQNRSIAEKMQENGGLLTEYPSETIPNRENFPQRNRIVAGMADATVVVEAGLKGGALITAEIANSYNRDVFAFPGRLGDEYSEGCNFLIRNNKAALLTCVADLAYSLGWEKNSELKGAPEQLLLPIDLSFDERTIFEILQQQKTPIGIDDLTIKANMPMSQLAMTLLDMELQGFIRSLPGKMYTIN; this comes from the coding sequence ATGTCAATACTACACCAGGTTGCCCTTACCTATATTAAAAGCATTGGTTGTACCAATGCAAAAAACTTAGTTGCCCATGTAGGCGATGCCGAAGAGGTTTTTAAAACACCGAAGGGGAAGTTTTTAAAAATTCCGGGTATTGGCGAGAAGACCGTGAGCCAGATTGATTTTGCTGATGCATTAAGGAAGGCCGAAAAAGAATTAAAGTTTATCGAAAAAAACAATATTGATGTATTGTTTTATACCGATGCGCGATACCCCCGCAGGCTAAAAAATTGTATCGATTCGCCGGTACTGCTTTATTCAAAGGGTAACGCCAACCTTAATATGCAGCGTGTAGTAAGTATAGTGGGTACCCGTAATGCAACGGATTATGGCCGGCAGCTTTGTAAACAGTTGATAGAAGAATTGCAGGGTTATAACGTATTGGTAGTTAGCGGCCTGGCTTTGGGCATTGATGTTGCCGCTCACCGGGAATGTGTCAGGCTGGGCGTGCCTACAATAGGCGTGCTGGGCCATGGCTACGATAAAATGTACCCCAGCCAAAACCGGTCAATAGCCGAAAAGATGCAGGAGAATGGAGGGCTGTTAACCGAATATCCATCCGAAACAATACCTAATCGCGAAAACTTCCCTCAGCGTAACCGGATAGTTGCCGGTATGGCAGATGCCACGGTGGTTGTAGAGGCGGGCTTAAAAGGAGGCGCGTTAATTACCGCCGAAATTGCCAATAGCTATAATAGGGATGTATTTGCTTTCCCAGGCAGGTTAGGCGACGAATATTCGGAGGGATGTAATTTCCTTATCCGTAATAATAAAGCCGCATTATTAACATGTGTTGCCGATTTGGCTTATAGCCTGGGTTGGGAGAAAAACTCCGAATTAAAAGGAGCACCCGAACAATTGCTGTTACCAATAGATCTATCATTTGATGAACGCACGATATTTGAGATCCTACAACAACAAAAAACCCCAATAGGAATTGATGACCTTACCATAAAAGCTAATATGCCCATGAGCCAACTGGCCATGACTTTGCTGGATATGGAACTACAGGGCTTTATCCGCTCACTGCCGGGTAAAATGTATACTATTAATTAA
- a CDS encoding glycosyltransferase family 9 protein → MKILVIRFSSMGDIIYTTPVVRCLKKQVPNAEVHFLTKPAFKYIYDNNPYVDKLLFLKPTLSETIADIKAEGYDHIIDLHNNLRTAIIKLRTGIHSSTYKKQTIRKWLSLKLNLKLVPPTHLVNRYLKAVQFLGVVNDGRPIDYYIKHDHHLATLLPASHQSQYIAFVIGATHFTKRMPNDKIINICRGLKYPVVLLGGDDVKANGQEIAAAIGPKIYNACGTTTLDESVFLVSKAESIIGFDTGLTHIAEAFNRPIVSVWGGTVPELLGVQPYMVKDVLVAGIDLYCRPCSKFGLEKCPLGHFKCMHDIPEENITAFVNTRN, encoded by the coding sequence ATGAAGATATTGGTTATCCGCTTCAGCTCGATGGGTGATATTATTTACACTACACCTGTAGTACGCTGCCTAAAAAAGCAGGTACCCAATGCCGAAGTTCATTTTTTAACCAAACCCGCGTTTAAATATATATACGATAACAATCCATACGTTGATAAGCTGCTTTTCCTAAAGCCCACCCTATCCGAAACTATAGCGGATATAAAAGCCGAAGGATATGATCATATTATTGATCTGCATAATAACCTGCGTACGGCCATTATTAAGTTACGCACCGGCATACATTCATCAACTTATAAAAAACAAACAATACGCAAATGGTTAAGCTTAAAGCTTAATTTAAAGTTGGTACCGCCCACACACCTTGTTAACCGTTACCTGAAAGCCGTGCAATTTTTAGGCGTAGTTAACGATGGCAGGCCCATAGATTATTATATAAAGCACGATCATCATCTAGCTACACTGCTACCTGCATCGCACCAATCACAATATATAGCATTTGTTATAGGTGCCACGCATTTTACAAAACGGATGCCTAATGACAAGATAATTAACATATGCCGCGGGTTAAAATACCCGGTGGTTTTATTGGGCGGTGATGATGTAAAAGCAAACGGCCAAGAAATAGCGGCAGCAATTGGCCCTAAAATTTACAATGCATGCGGAACAACCACTTTAGACGAATCGGTTTTTTTGGTATCGAAAGCCGAGAGTATTATTGGTTTTGATACCGGCCTAACGCATATAGCCGAAGCTTTTAACCGCCCAATAGTATCTGTTTGGGGTGGCACCGTGCCGGAGTTACTGGGTGTACAACCCTATATGGTGAAGGATGTTTTAGTAGCCGGAATAGACCTTTATTGCCGCCCATGCTCAAAATTCGGGTTGGAAAAATGCCCGCTTGGGCACTTTAAATGCATGCACGATATACCTGAAGAAAATATAACCGCATTTGTAAACACTCGTAACTAA